In one window of Phycisphaerales bacterium DNA:
- the argH gene encoding argininosuccinate lyase, whose amino-acid sequence MALWGGRFESGPDALFKQLNDSLRFDYRLARQDIEGSIGWAKAIARAGVLTPDELTKLTAALNKLLEEVRANPTLPANDTDEDIHSWVERRLIESVGPLGKKLHTGRSRNDQVATDLRLWTRAAIDQRLAELRDCRRALIDLATREQSTVLSGYTHLQRAQPVLFPHWCLAYVEMLERDETRLRDARTRVNTCPLGSGALAGTAYTIDRHALAHDLGFDAPTNNSLDAVSDRDFVLETLAACAITAVHLSRLGEDLILYGSQEFAFIEFDDAVSSGSSLMPQKKNPDSAELLRGKSGRVIGPLVSLLTTVKGLPLAYNKDLQEDKEPLFDAMDHLSMCLRVVPRILDTLKVRRDACERAAKGGYSNATDLADYLVSRDVPFREAHEQVGRVVRHALSLGKPIEELPLTELQRLAPAVQPDVYASLTIEAGLSRRNVHGGTGTQAVAAALAAARARLNAD is encoded by the coding sequence ATGGCCCTCTGGGGTGGACGCTTCGAATCAGGACCCGACGCGCTCTTCAAGCAGCTCAACGACTCCCTGCGCTTTGACTACCGCCTCGCGCGCCAGGACATCGAGGGCTCCATCGGCTGGGCAAAGGCCATCGCCCGCGCCGGCGTCCTCACCCCCGACGAGCTGACCAAGCTCACCGCCGCCCTCAACAAGCTCCTCGAAGAAGTCCGCGCCAACCCCACCCTCCCCGCCAACGACACCGACGAAGACATCCACTCCTGGGTCGAGCGCCGCCTCATCGAATCCGTCGGCCCCCTCGGCAAGAAGCTCCACACCGGCCGCAGCCGCAACGACCAGGTCGCCACCGACCTCCGCCTCTGGACCCGCGCCGCCATCGACCAGCGCCTCGCCGAGCTGCGCGACTGCCGCCGCGCCCTCATCGACCTCGCCACCCGCGAGCAGTCCACCGTCCTCTCCGGCTACACCCATCTCCAGCGCGCCCAGCCCGTCCTCTTCCCCCACTGGTGCCTCGCCTACGTCGAGATGCTCGAGCGCGACGAGACCCGCCTGCGCGACGCCCGCACCCGCGTGAACACCTGCCCCCTCGGCTCCGGCGCCCTCGCCGGCACCGCCTACACAATCGACCGCCACGCCCTCGCGCACGACCTCGGCTTCGACGCCCCCACCAACAACAGCCTCGACGCCGTCTCCGACCGCGACTTCGTCCTCGAGACCCTCGCCGCCTGCGCGATCACCGCCGTCCACCTCTCGCGTCTGGGCGAGGACCTCATCCTTTACGGCAGCCAGGAGTTCGCCTTCATCGAGTTCGACGACGCCGTCTCCAGCGGCTCCTCGCTGATGCCTCAGAAGAAGAACCCCGACTCCGCCGAGCTCCTCCGCGGCAAGTCCGGGCGCGTCATCGGCCCCCTCGTCTCCCTGCTCACAACGGTCAAGGGCCTCCCCCTCGCGTACAACAAAGACCTCCAGGAAGACAAGGAGCCGCTCTTCGACGCCATGGACCACCTCTCCATGTGCCTCCGCGTCGTCCCGCGCATCCTCGACACCCTCAAGGTCCGGCGCGACGCCTGCGAACGCGCGGCCAAGGGCGGCTACTCCAACGCCACCGACCTCGCCGACTACCTCGTCTCCCGCGATGTCCCTTTCCGCGAGGCCCACGAACAGGTGGGGCGCGTCGTCCGTCACGCCCTCAGCCTCGGCAAGCCCATCGAGGAGCTCCCGCTCACGGAGCTCCAGCGCCTCGCCCCCGCCGTGCAGCCCGACGTCTACGCCAGCCTCACCATCGAGGCCGGCCTCTCCCGCCGCAATGTCCACGGCGGCACCGGCACGCAGGCCGTTGCCGCGGCCCTCGCTGCCGCCCGGGCCCGGCTGAATGCTGACTGA
- a CDS encoding DUF1801 domain-containing protein, with the protein MKSSATTATQYLAELPADRRAAIAAVRKVILDNLDKDIEETMAYGMICYAIPHRVYPAGYHCDPKQPLPYAALASQKNYMSLYLDTSRADWFTKEWAKTGKKLDKGKVCIRFKKLEDLPLDLIGRLIRSETAEAAIAAYEEGLAAHSPRNMGKASRPAPSKEAATSKPAAKKATKKTVKKSTKKKVSR; encoded by the coding sequence ATGAAGTCCTCAGCCACCACCGCCACCCAATACCTCGCTGAGCTCCCCGCCGACCGCCGCGCCGCCATCGCCGCCGTGCGCAAGGTCATCCTCGACAACCTCGACAAGGACATCGAGGAAACAATGGCCTACGGCATGATCTGCTACGCCATCCCCCACCGCGTCTACCCCGCCGGCTACCACTGCGACCCGAAGCAGCCCCTCCCCTACGCGGCCCTCGCCTCGCAGAAAAACTACATGTCACTCTACCTCGACACGTCCCGCGCCGACTGGTTCACCAAGGAGTGGGCCAAGACCGGCAAGAAGCTCGACAAGGGCAAGGTCTGCATCCGCTTCAAGAAGCTCGAAGACCTTCCGCTCGACCTCATCGGCCGCCTCATCAGGTCCGAGACCGCCGAGGCCGCCATCGCCGCCTACGAGGAAGGCCTCGCCGCCCACTCGCCCCGCAATATGGGCAAAGCGAGCAGGCCCGCGCCCAGCAAAGAGGCCGCGACAAGCAAGCCCGCCGCGAAGAAGGCAACTAAGAAGACCGTCAAGAAGTCAACCAAGAAGAAGGTGAGCCGCTGA
- a CDS encoding argininosuccinate synthase codes for MKKRIALAYSGGLDTSCIVPWLVENMNAEVVCVVGDVGQGAEELEGVEKKALNSGAKECHVVDLKQEFVEDFVFPTMIAGAIYEGRYLLGTAIARPILAKGQVEVAKKTGCTALSHGCTGKGNDQVRFESAYAALAPELEVIAPWRDDRWKLSGRLAMLDYLKQRNIPTTASATKIYSRDRNLWHISHEGGAIEDPWNAPPEDAWMLTESPAKAPDHFEDVNLGFEKGRPRTLNGQPIRGDDLITRLNKIAGAHGVGRVDLVENRRVGMKSRGLYETPGGTVIVEAMRALEELVLDRETRHYREHLGLTFAELVYDGRWFTPLREALWACADKIADKLDGEVVVRLFKGTATAVKRKSPNSLYAEKMVSFEGEEVYSQKDAGGFIRLLSLPERIRALKAGGYTE; via the coding sequence ATGAAGAAGCGCATCGCACTCGCATACTCCGGCGGCCTCGACACCTCCTGCATCGTCCCCTGGCTCGTTGAGAACATGAACGCCGAAGTCGTCTGCGTCGTCGGCGACGTCGGTCAAGGCGCTGAAGAGCTCGAAGGCGTCGAGAAGAAGGCCCTCAACTCCGGAGCCAAGGAGTGCCACGTCGTCGACCTCAAGCAGGAGTTCGTCGAAGACTTCGTCTTCCCCACCATGATCGCCGGCGCCATCTACGAGGGCCGCTACCTCCTCGGCACCGCTATCGCCCGACCCATCCTCGCGAAGGGCCAGGTCGAGGTCGCCAAGAAAACCGGCTGCACCGCCCTCTCCCACGGCTGCACCGGCAAGGGCAACGACCAGGTCCGCTTCGAGTCGGCCTACGCCGCGCTCGCCCCCGAACTCGAGGTGATCGCCCCCTGGCGCGACGACCGCTGGAAGCTCTCCGGCCGCCTCGCCATGCTCGACTACCTCAAGCAGCGCAACATCCCCACGACCGCCAGCGCAACCAAAATCTACTCTCGCGACCGCAACCTCTGGCACATCTCCCACGAGGGCGGCGCGATCGAAGACCCCTGGAACGCCCCGCCCGAGGACGCGTGGATGCTCACCGAGTCCCCCGCCAAGGCCCCCGACCACTTCGAGGACGTCAACCTCGGCTTCGAGAAGGGCCGTCCCCGCACTCTCAACGGTCAGCCCATCCGCGGAGATGACCTCATCACCCGCCTCAACAAGATCGCCGGCGCCCACGGCGTCGGGCGCGTCGACCTCGTCGAGAACCGGCGCGTGGGCATGAAGTCCCGCGGCCTCTACGAAACCCCCGGCGGCACCGTCATCGTCGAGGCCATGCGCGCCCTCGAAGAGCTCGTCCTCGACCGCGAGACCCGCCACTACCGCGAGCACCTCGGCCTCACCTTCGCCGAGCTCGTGTACGACGGCCGCTGGTTCACCCCACTCCGCGAGGCCCTCTGGGCCTGCGCCGACAAGATTGCCGACAAGCTCGACGGCGAGGTCGTCGTCCGCCTCTTCAAGGGCACCGCCACCGCCGTGAAGCGCAAGAGCCCCAACTCTCTCTATGCCGAGAAGATGGTCAGCTTCGAGGGCGAGGAGGTCTACAGCCAGAAGGACGCCGGCGGCTTCATCCGCCTGCTGAGCCTCCCCGAGCGCATCCGCGCCCTGAAGGCGGGTGGTTACACGGAGTAA
- the argF gene encoding ornithine carbamoyltransferase, translated as MPTTTTPTALATNGNGHAAAPRPLPAITRAKDFKGQDLLTLSNISPSAILELFDTASKMKANLSAYRSTLDNLAVALLFEKPSLRTKMSFEVGIAKLGGHPIFMDHGGQRLGARESVRDYGKNLERWVDCIVARVYSQQVLEEMADAAKCPVINALSDRFHPCQGLADLFTLYERAGRNPDRLRQVKLLYIGDGNNVCHSLIHCATLLGVHTTVITPKGYAPADDVAAECAAFAKAKGSTFTISHNLRDAEGHDAVYTDVWVSMGQPGGVDEVTKRRKIFTKYQVNPDLMELASRGRPAPAAFMHCLPAQRGLEVTDEVIDAPTSIVYDQAENRMHAQNALLHYMLGKGN; from the coding sequence TTGCCGACCACCACCACGCCCACCGCCCTGGCCACCAACGGCAACGGACACGCCGCCGCCCCGCGCCCGCTCCCCGCCATCACGCGCGCTAAGGACTTCAAGGGCCAGGACCTCCTCACCCTCTCCAACATCTCACCTTCCGCCATCCTCGAACTCTTCGACACCGCCTCGAAGATGAAGGCCAACTTGAGCGCCTACCGCTCCACCCTCGACAATCTCGCCGTCGCCCTCCTCTTCGAGAAGCCCTCGCTCCGCACCAAGATGTCCTTCGAGGTCGGCATCGCCAAGCTCGGCGGCCATCCCATCTTCATGGACCACGGCGGCCAGCGCCTCGGGGCCCGCGAGTCCGTCCGCGACTACGGCAAAAACCTCGAGCGATGGGTCGACTGCATCGTCGCCAGGGTCTACTCCCAGCAGGTCCTCGAGGAGATGGCCGACGCCGCGAAGTGCCCCGTCATCAACGCCCTCTCCGACCGCTTCCACCCCTGCCAGGGCCTCGCCGACCTTTTCACGCTCTACGAGCGCGCCGGCCGAAACCCCGACCGCCTCCGCCAAGTGAAACTCCTCTACATCGGCGACGGCAACAACGTCTGCCACTCGCTCATCCACTGCGCGACCCTGCTCGGCGTTCACACCACCGTCATCACCCCCAAGGGGTACGCCCCCGCAGATGACGTCGCCGCCGAGTGCGCCGCCTTCGCCAAGGCCAAAGGCAGCACCTTCACCATCTCTCACAACCTCAGGGACGCCGAGGGCCACGACGCGGTCTACACCGACGTCTGGGTCTCCATGGGCCAGCCCGGCGGCGTCGACGAGGTCACCAAGCGCCGCAAGATCTTCACCAAGTACCAGGTCAACCCCGACCTCATGGAGCTCGCCTCTCGAGGCCGCCCCGCCCCCGCCGCCTTCATGCACTGCCTCCCCGCCCAACGCGGCCTCGAAGTCACCGACGAAGTCATCGACGCCCCCACCTCCATCGTCTACGACCAGGCCGAAAACCGCATGCACGCCCAGAACGCCCTCCTCCATTACATGCTCGGCAAGGGCAACTGA
- the argB gene encoding acetylglutamate kinase — MTQTAHEPIVVKIGGTTLEDPRTSPQLWDSIAALAQARPVIIVHGGGKAVDRLLAALNMPVERKQGLRVTPPDQMDLIAGVLAGTLNKTIVAALLKRGTRAVGLSIGDAAVPTALKRIEGLDLGLVGEVTTTSRQPLGQSLLGILLRERLTPILSSIGISPEGQLLNLNADDAAAGVAWHVRAGTLVLMTDVPGILDQHKQLIPTIDERGIERLISEQVITSGMIPKARAAAAAAAKLNAPVVILSGNDPASLARWSSGSPAGTTINPTASAYRS; from the coding sequence GTGACGCAAACAGCCCACGAGCCAATCGTCGTCAAGATCGGCGGCACCACCCTCGAAGACCCCAGGACCTCCCCGCAGCTCTGGGACTCCATCGCCGCGCTCGCACAAGCTCGCCCCGTCATCATCGTCCACGGCGGCGGAAAAGCCGTCGACCGCCTCCTCGCCGCCCTCAACATGCCCGTTGAGCGCAAACAGGGCCTCCGAGTCACCCCGCCCGATCAGATGGACCTGATCGCCGGCGTCCTCGCCGGCACGCTCAACAAGACCATCGTCGCCGCGCTGCTCAAGCGCGGCACGCGCGCCGTGGGCCTCTCCATCGGCGACGCCGCCGTCCCCACCGCCCTGAAGCGCATCGAAGGCCTTGACCTTGGCCTCGTCGGCGAGGTCACCACTACCTCGCGCCAGCCGCTGGGCCAATCGCTGCTAGGCATCCTCCTCCGCGAGCGTCTCACACCCATCCTCAGTTCCATCGGCATCAGCCCCGAAGGCCAGCTCCTCAACCTCAACGCCGACGACGCGGCCGCGGGCGTTGCCTGGCACGTCCGCGCCGGCACCCTCGTCCTCATGACCGACGTCCCCGGCATCCTCGATCAGCACAAGCAGCTCATCCCCACCATCGACGAGCGCGGAATAGAGCGGCTGATCTCCGAACAAGTCATCACCAGTGGCATGATCCCCAAGGCCCGCGCCGCCGCCGCCGCGGCCGCGAAGCTCAACGCCCCCGTCGTCATCCTCTCCGGCAATGACCCCGCCTCCCTCGCCCGCTGGTCGTCAGGCAGTCCCGCCGGAACCACCATCAACCCCACCGCCTCCGCGTACAGGAGCTGA
- the argC gene encoding N-acetyl-gamma-glutamyl-phosphate reductase — protein MPKIAIIGASGYSGAELVSILLAHPQAEVVGLFGSAKRDADKPAAFSDSWPRFRGRLDLPVRPTSIPEIAALKPDAVFLATPHEASLELAPELLHHGLNVLDLSGGFRLKDAALYPKFYGFEHTHAATLAAAVYGLPELHRTAIRTAQMIAVPGCYPTSAILPLAPLARAGAIAPRTRPIVDSISGVSGAGRSPSQAMLFSEVSVRAYNVLKHRHNPEIDAYAGTSVVFTPHIGPYDRGIVSTIHAELAPGWNHARVSDALAAAYKHEPFVRLCPPGIWPAVNDVKHTNFCDIAWATDDATSHLVISSAIDNLTKGAAGQAVQCMNIRLGLPETMGLLPGGEK, from the coding sequence TTGCCCAAGATCGCCATCATCGGAGCCAGCGGCTACAGCGGCGCAGAGCTCGTCTCCATCCTCCTCGCGCACCCGCAGGCCGAAGTCGTCGGCCTCTTCGGCTCCGCCAAGCGCGACGCTGACAAGCCCGCCGCCTTCTCCGACTCCTGGCCTCGCTTCCGCGGCCGGCTCGACCTCCCCGTCCGCCCCACCAGCATCCCCGAGATCGCCGCGCTCAAACCCGACGCCGTCTTCCTCGCCACACCCCACGAGGCCAGCCTCGAGCTCGCCCCCGAGCTCCTCCACCATGGCCTCAACGTCCTCGACCTCTCCGGCGGCTTCCGCCTCAAGGACGCCGCGCTCTACCCGAAGTTCTACGGCTTCGAGCACACGCACGCCGCAACGCTCGCGGCCGCCGTCTACGGCCTGCCCGAGCTCCACCGGACCGCCATCCGCACTGCGCAAATGATCGCCGTCCCCGGCTGCTACCCAACCTCCGCCATCCTCCCCCTCGCCCCCCTCGCCCGCGCTGGTGCCATCGCGCCGAGGACCCGCCCGATCGTCGACTCCATCAGCGGCGTCAGCGGCGCCGGCCGCAGCCCCTCGCAGGCCATGCTCTTCTCCGAGGTCTCCGTGCGCGCATACAACGTGCTCAAGCACCGGCACAATCCCGAGATCGACGCCTACGCCGGCACCTCCGTTGTTTTCACGCCCCACATCGGCCCCTACGACCGCGGCATCGTCTCCACCATCCACGCCGAGCTCGCGCCCGGCTGGAATCACGCCCGCGTCAGCGACGCCCTCGCCGCCGCGTACAAGCACGAGCCCTTCGTCCGCCTCTGCCCCCCCGGCATCTGGCCCGCAGTCAACGACGTCAAGCACACCAACTTCTGCGACATCGCCTGGGCCACCGACGATGCGACCAGCCACCTCGTGATCTCCTCCGCCATCGACAACCTCACCAAGGGCGCCGCCGGCCAGGCCGTGCAGTGCATGAACATCCGCCTCGGCCTGCCCGAGACCATGGGCCTGCTGCCCGGAGGTGAGAAGTGA
- a CDS encoding PqqD family peptide modification chaperone, which produces MLKLLRQDSAGTFSDLWYRVGPTRPRLSPHAQVIRQRFGAHTTFIIEDPAGGQYYRMSEAAYFFIGLLDGRRTIDDAWQACNAQLGDAAPTQKECVDLLSRLQLYGLLHGDLPLAADMVELRRREARARKVALRHGRGVSMTIPLLNPEPWLERSKHLLALVFSKWGAALWLALITFALYRVFLNRGAIGDQLNNVLDPSNLIWMGVAFTILRAWHELGHAAACKAMGARCTEMGLMVIALVLPFPYCDTSSAWRLPEVWKRVIVSLGGVLFESVLAAIAAIAWSYMGRDDSGLTRTLLFNTMLISGVTTLIFNLNPLLRYDGYYVLSDVTGSANLAPRAQQLIKFLLQRYIYRVANVRPPHVRSTGEFWLLLSFGLLSWPYRMFVVASIVLLLWTNPDYLTLGAVLAVIAGACWLLWPLLKAIGFLLTDPMLMGRRARALTITAVFFAAITAALGLIPVPAAGYATGTLEPASLEPIRPTEDGFVKLVHVRAGEQVNVGDPIATLYNAEVISQLEAARAVYDNAQAEADATISAPHADRLLAETRLRQAERALARAQERADALTLRATTAGRVVPAAGLGTDMDRLTGGFFSKGALLATIATTDQLLVRCIVADRDEGYIFRGRVGETVEGVEASIRVRGRAEDEIPGKLIRNAPAGSRRVAGESLTNKAGGDVIADPAAPEKSNTTVAPHWVVEVAPDVSNTEVLAGWKPGLRAKVRFGVQPEPLLSQWWRKVRMFVADKAEA; this is translated from the coding sequence ATGCTCAAGCTCCTCCGCCAGGACTCCGCCGGCACCTTTAGCGACCTGTGGTACCGCGTCGGCCCCACCCGCCCGCGCCTCTCGCCCCACGCCCAGGTCATCCGCCAACGCTTCGGCGCCCACACCACCTTCATCATCGAAGACCCCGCCGGCGGCCAGTACTACCGCATGAGTGAGGCCGCGTACTTCTTCATCGGACTGCTCGACGGCCGCCGCACCATCGACGACGCGTGGCAGGCCTGCAACGCCCAGCTCGGCGACGCCGCACCCACGCAGAAGGAGTGCGTCGATCTGCTCAGCCGCCTCCAGCTCTACGGCCTGCTCCACGGCGACCTCCCCCTCGCCGCCGACATGGTCGAGCTCCGCCGGCGCGAGGCCCGCGCCCGCAAGGTCGCCCTCCGCCATGGGCGGGGCGTCTCCATGACCATCCCCCTCCTCAACCCCGAGCCCTGGCTCGAGCGCAGCAAACACCTCCTCGCCCTCGTCTTCTCAAAGTGGGGCGCGGCCCTCTGGCTCGCCCTCATCACCTTCGCCCTCTACCGCGTGTTCCTCAACCGCGGCGCCATCGGCGATCAGCTCAACAACGTCCTGGACCCCAGCAACCTCATCTGGATGGGCGTCGCCTTCACCATCCTCCGCGCCTGGCACGAGCTCGGCCACGCCGCGGCCTGCAAGGCCATGGGCGCCCGCTGCACCGAGATGGGCCTCATGGTCATCGCCCTCGTCCTCCCCTTCCCTTACTGCGATACCTCCAGCGCATGGCGCCTCCCAGAGGTCTGGAAGCGCGTCATCGTCTCGCTCGGCGGCGTGCTCTTTGAGTCCGTGCTCGCGGCCATCGCCGCGATCGCCTGGTCGTACATGGGGCGCGATGACTCGGGCCTCACCCGCACGCTGCTCTTCAACACCATGCTGATTTCGGGCGTCACCACGCTCATCTTCAACCTTAACCCGCTGCTGCGCTACGACGGCTACTACGTCCTCTCCGACGTCACCGGCTCCGCGAACCTCGCCCCCCGCGCCCAGCAGCTCATCAAGTTCCTCCTCCAGCGCTACATCTACCGCGTCGCCAACGTCCGCCCGCCACACGTCCGCAGCACCGGCGAGTTCTGGCTCCTCCTCTCCTTCGGCCTGCTCTCCTGGCCCTACCGCATGTTCGTCGTCGCCAGCATCGTCCTGCTGCTGTGGACCAACCCCGACTACCTCACCCTCGGCGCGGTCCTCGCCGTCATCGCCGGGGCCTGCTGGCTGCTCTGGCCGCTGCTCAAGGCGATCGGCTTCCTCCTCACCGACCCCATGCTCATGGGCCGGCGAGCCCGCGCCCTCACCATCACCGCCGTCTTCTTCGCAGCAATCACGGCGGCGCTGGGCCTCATCCCCGTCCCCGCAGCCGGTTACGCCACGGGCACGCTCGAGCCCGCGAGCCTCGAGCCAATCCGCCCCACCGAGGACGGGTTTGTGAAGCTCGTGCACGTCCGCGCTGGCGAGCAGGTGAACGTCGGCGACCCCATCGCCACCCTGTACAACGCCGAGGTCATCTCGCAGCTCGAGGCCGCCCGCGCCGTCTACGACAACGCCCAGGCGGAGGCCGACGCCACCATCTCAGCGCCCCACGCCGACCGCCTCCTCGCCGAGACCCGCCTACGCCAGGCCGAGCGTGCCCTCGCCCGCGCCCAGGAGCGCGCAGACGCCCTCACCCTCCGCGCCACCACCGCTGGTCGCGTCGTCCCCGCCGCCGGACTCGGCACCGACATGGACCGCCTCACCGGCGGCTTCTTCAGCAAGGGCGCCCTTCTCGCAACCATTGCCACCACCGACCAGCTCCTCGTCCGCTGCATCGTCGCCGACCGCGACGAGGGCTACATCTTCCGCGGGCGAGTCGGCGAGACCGTCGAGGGCGTCGAAGCCTCTATCCGCGTCCGCGGGCGTGCAGAAGACGAGATCCCCGGCAAGCTCATCCGTAACGCGCCCGCCGGGTCGCGCCGCGTCGCGGGCGAGTCCCTCACCAACAAAGCCGGCGGTGACGTCATCGCCGACCCCGCCGCTCCCGAGAAGTCCAACACCACCGTCGCCCCGCACTGGGTCGTCGAGGTCGCCCCCGACGTGAGCAACACCGAGGTCCTCGCGGGCTGGAAGCCCGGCCTCCGCGCCAAGGTCCGCTTCGGCGTACAGCCCGAGCCCCTCCTCTCCCAGTGGTGGCGCAAGGTCCGCATGTTTGTCGCTGACAAGGCCGAGGCATGA
- a CDS encoding HlyD family efflux transporter periplasmic adaptor subunit, protein MPTPQPPQGTRMASGQSTETVVDLSQPGEPVAGGPPPNERATRDLQAFLLQLLQMQCSLVGAMGGAVFIAGGAARKPALFAQHQPANETTPILAPAVLSRMERLAGELCIEKPEPGRPPQGRMDTISLARSQGALYGEEVRHRLIAAPLTAEGRTEGACVLALKSRGNAADEDALRALMLSVAHFEAYLWKQQAFAEAQRTLMLRETLELLDTSQQGQSAGTMGAIMCNELQRRFGCTRVSIGLVHRHLIRLSAVTGADEVDRNAAAVQALEEAMEECAAQDCELVYPAPLEHEHDPSQRRVTRAHDELSRKFGPSAVLSLPLRVEGDLVGVVVLERAAGDPFPSGAVPLLRLVAETIGPALWTRRLADRGVLAVTRDRLYDLAETVFSPRHTGAKLLLSLIGLVLLLAAVVPIPSRVTAGAEVQAKQSRTIVAPFTGYLKSVNVKPGDAVAAGQVLATMDTSDLVLELAEADAKLDSLTIQANDALARGEVGKHRGYQSQVEETAAHAALLRDHITRADIRAPIDGLIGRGELESFIRARVDPTQPLYEIVSRDQRAVAHIDEKDAQRVKDGMTGHMVIRSQPGKKVPVKVVRVNPAAEVVSGKNVYLAEVEITGALEEGAAAWLRPGMTGTIKLDDGTTTTLTWVLRPVIDEVRMRMWW, encoded by the coding sequence GTGCCGACGCCACAACCCCCGCAAGGAACGCGCATGGCGAGCGGCCAATCAACTGAGACCGTGGTCGATCTCTCACAGCCCGGCGAGCCCGTCGCCGGGGGTCCGCCGCCCAACGAGCGCGCCACCCGCGACCTCCAGGCCTTCCTCCTCCAGCTCCTCCAGATGCAGTGCTCCCTCGTGGGCGCCATGGGCGGCGCGGTGTTCATCGCCGGCGGCGCCGCCCGCAAGCCCGCGCTCTTCGCCCAGCACCAGCCCGCCAACGAGACCACCCCCATCCTCGCCCCCGCCGTGCTCTCCCGCATGGAGCGCCTCGCCGGCGAGCTCTGCATCGAGAAGCCCGAGCCCGGCCGCCCGCCCCAGGGCCGCATGGACACCATCTCACTCGCCCGCTCCCAGGGCGCCCTGTACGGCGAGGAAGTCCGCCACCGCCTGATCGCCGCGCCCTTGACCGCCGAGGGCCGCACCGAGGGCGCCTGCGTGCTCGCCTTGAAATCCCGCGGCAACGCCGCCGACGAGGACGCCCTCCGCGCCCTCATGCTCAGCGTCGCCCACTTCGAAGCCTACCTCTGGAAGCAGCAGGCCTTCGCCGAGGCCCAGCGCACGCTCATGCTCCGCGAGACGCTCGAACTGCTCGACACCTCGCAGCAGGGCCAGAGCGCCGGCACCATGGGCGCGATCATGTGCAACGAGCTGCAGCGCCGTTTCGGTTGCACCCGCGTCTCCATCGGCCTCGTGCACCGCCACCTCATCCGCCTCTCCGCCGTCACCGGCGCCGACGAGGTCGACCGCAACGCCGCCGCCGTGCAGGCCCTGGAAGAGGCCATGGAAGAGTGCGCCGCCCAGGACTGCGAGCTCGTCTACCCCGCGCCGCTGGAGCACGAGCACGACCCCTCGCAGCGCCGCGTCACTCGCGCCCACGACGAGCTCTCCCGCAAGTTCGGCCCCTCCGCCGTGCTCAGCCTCCCGCTCCGCGTCGAGGGCGACCTCGTCGGCGTCGTCGTGCTCGAGCGCGCCGCCGGCGACCCCTTCCCCTCCGGCGCCGTGCCGCTGCTGCGTCTCGTCGCCGAGACCATCGGCCCCGCGCTCTGGACCCGCCGCCTGGCCGACCGCGGCGTGCTCGCCGTCACCCGCGACCGCCTCTACGACCTCGCCGAAACCGTCTTCAGCCCCCGCCACACCGGCGCGAAGCTCCTGCTCTCGCTCATCGGGCTCGTCCTCCTGCTCGCGGCGGTGGTCCCCATCCCCAGCCGCGTCACCGCCGGCGCGGAGGTGCAGGCCAAGCAGTCCCGCACCATCGTCGCGCCCTTTACCGGCTACCTCAAGAGCGTGAACGTCAAGCCCGGCGACGCCGTCGCCGCGGGCCAGGTCCTCGCCACCATGGACACCAGCGACCTCGTCCTCGAGCTCGCCGAGGCGGATGCCAAGCTCGACTCCCTCACCATCCAGGCCAACGACGCCCTCGCCCGCGGCGAAGTCGGCAAGCACCGCGGCTACCAATCCCAGGTCGAAGAGACCGCCGCCCATGCCGCGCTCCTCCGCGACCACATCACTCGCGCCGACATCCGCGCCCCTATCGACGGCCTCATCGGTCGCGGCGAGCTCGAGTCCTTCATCCGCGCCCGCGTGGACCCCACGCAACCCCTCTACGAGATCGTCAGCCGCGACCAGCGCGCTGTCGCCCACATCGACGAGAAGGACGCCCAGCGCGTGAAGGACGGCATGACCGGCCACATGGTCATCCGCTCTCAGCCCGGCAAGAAGGTCCCCGTCAAGGTCGTCCGCGTGAACCCCGCGGCGGAGGTCGTCAGCGGCAAGAACGTCTACCTCGCCGAAGTCGAGATCACCGGAGCCCTCGAAGAGGGGGCCGCCGCATGGCTCCGCCCCGGCATGACCGGCACCATCAAGCTCGACGACGGCACCACGACCACACTCACATGGGTCCTCCGGCCTGTCATCGACGAAGTCCGCATGCGGATGTGGTGGTGA